Part of the Candoia aspera isolate rCanAsp1 chromosome 1, rCanAsp1.hap2, whole genome shotgun sequence genome, GCCATTTCTCTCTCTGCGCTGTTCAAGCACAGCCTGCTTTTGAAGATGTGGACTTAGAATCAGGACACCTCCATCCACCTTAAATATGTCTGTTAAACTCATGGGAATCTgttctgagaaagaaaaagagaaaattctcTGCAATGTTCTGATATGTTACTACTACAGTTGTTGCCATGCTCTTGATCTTCCCCTCCTTTTCCTTGTATTATTACTAATAGTACAGTTGTTTAACTATTAATCATCACTGTGCTAGGTATTATGTAGaatgcaaatacaggtagtcctcacttaacgactacaattgggactggacttccagttgctaagtgaagcagtcattaagcaaatctgacctaattttacgaccttttttgcggaatttgttaagtgaatcatagcgagcattaagcgaatcatgtggtcgttaagtgaatcacacagttccccattgattttgcttgccagaagctagctgggaaggtcaaaaatggcgatcacatgaccacaggacgctgcaatggtcataaatgcaaactggttgccaagcacccaaattgtgatcatgtgaccacggggacactgcaatggttgtaagtgtgagaactggttataTAAGTCAgtttttagcaccatcgtaagtctgaaccatcactaaatgaatggttgttaagcgaggactacctgtataatttgTTAAGCCTCCAAAGAGGTCATGGCAGAAAAGTTAAAGTCCAAAGGTGAACCAGAGCTTTCTCATGAAGGGTTGTTGGTTTCTTTTGCACAAGATAAAGTTAATTCACAGCTTAATAGGAggtatttgttgttgttcaaagAGATATTGGGAAAAAATTAGATACTCACTGAAGAAAAAATACTTGTGCTGGTAGTTATAAGGCATGTATTTCTTCTTCTGCAAACCCAgctgtaaaagaaacaaaatcatgAAAAACAAATATCCTTCACTAGATAATTATATTTTGTCAGGACTCCATTTCTATAAACACCCTTTCCTGCTATTCCGTGAAATAAGTTCTTGGGcaagaaaaaggcaagaaaagtGAGATGCATCAGGCTGTCGCTATAATAGTTGCAGTTGCAGCAGTTATAGTAGATTGCGGCCTTCGTTTTTAAAGGTGCCAGATACAAGAACACATGGCGGGTGAGGTAGCTTTTGAGCTAAGCCCAGCAATACAACTACGGAAAGAGCGTCCTTAAACTTAGATCTGCTAGCCAGGAGAGGAAGAGGTGCCTTTTGCTAGCAGACACACAAGATAAACTTTCACTAATGTTTCCATTGGTAGGAGGCCCCAAAGGAAAGCTTTACAGCTGGCCCTGGATCCGCTGGGTTCCAAGGCCTCCATTGTCCCAATATGAGCTCTTCAGCTAAGTTATCCTATCGCTGGCACAACTGACATGCTCGTTGGTTTCAGGAAGGGGGAATGATCAACAACACAAAAGGGTGTCCAAAATCTCAGCTGAAGAGGCAGCTCCTTCATCCCGAGATTTTTACCGACTGCCACATTCTCATCCACCGGAGATGAAACTTTTTCTGTTTCCACTTGTGAGGCATAGTTAATtctacattttctttgttttaaaaaagagccGAGGCAGAATATGCTTATCAAATCTGAAACACTCCAGTGAGATAATTCCCCTGATAGTCAGTCCAATTCATAATGTTAACCAGAGGAGGAGCAAAGGGGAGTGAAAAGGTAGGTGCTTAGCCGCCATGGCACCCTCCATCTTCGGCCCTACCTGAGCTGCCAGGGTTTTGGGCAGGGGAGACAATCTGGGTTGTTGATATTTTTCAAGTGTTCATTCAGACTCTGAGCTGCAGTTCCTGGATTGGATGTAAAGGAAGAACAGAACTGGTTGCCATCAGCACACTAAGATACCTCCCTGTGAACTGCCGTCTCTGTCGCTATTCTGAGATAGCAGCCACCACCTAGCCCTTTAGCCTCTAATAGCAGCCATCAGAGAGATGCAAAACAGGCATTTGGGAATGTGAGTGAATCTTAAAGCAAGCCTGCATGGGACTGCATGTGAAGACAGCCAGAAACAACTTTCAGAATAGCCCATGAGACTCATAAAGGTGGTGCCCATGTTTGATTCTCGTGGAGATACACTTCTGTTATGGGCACCTTGGCTGAACATTTTGCCCAGCCCTACTAACGTACTGTCTCGACTAGATCTGTTTTATCAGACACTgcctaaaaaaaaatccagattaatTGTGTCCAACTCTAAACACTCACCATCAGTCCTTAAAGCAGTTTCTGTTCTGAACtctgatctgaagggagagtggCCTGGGTTCAGTAAAATCTGTGTCACCTAAGCAGGTGCTTCTTACCTCCAAAGAGAGAGGTTCCCCTAACGAAAAAGCGGTGGGATGAAATGAAATATCTGGGTCCTTCTGGAAACAGTTGGGTTTCACATGATGCTGGGAATGGTGCAAAGACCACCAATTAGCTGAAAGGCCCTGCAGAGGAAGGATGAAAAAAAGCAGTCAGgctcttttaaaaagttctttgaCTATTTACTGTGGCGCTATCCTGCTTTGAAGAGGTGATAGAGAGGAGATCCCTCTGAACCTTTGAATcagattttcagattttcagatCAGTTTGAGGGGTTGAATCAACTGACTCTGAATTATCTTGGAGAGGTTCAAAGGCCATTAAAGATTCAGTGCACTTTCTAGCTTTGAAGCACCTCGAGCACTATTGCAACTTTCATTCCATATATGGACAAAGCTGGGGAGACACTGAGTGTTGTAATGGTTCTCTGATATTCACACGAATAGCTGGCAAATGAGTTCTGCCACCTTTTCAAACCCTGACTGTTAGAGCATTGGGATGGGCATGGCTCTGCTGATTGTGTCTCACCCTTCTCCTGTTTAGAGAGATTCActtggagggaggaagaaagagcaaAATAGAGGCCTAGGTTTATTctgcgctcgctcgctcgctctctctctttaATAAGCCTTGCTCTTTCTTGCCTCCACACCATTTTATCCTTATCCTTCCTTCACACCGAATCTATTTGACTCACCTTTTGTATAGTCCCAGTTAGCGTCTGTGTCCAggctttcttcctttccccttccttcccccattctctctcaaaataaaagaaaagtcTGTCTtccgttctttctttctttctttctttctttctttctttctttctttctttctttctttcttctgcttgTTTATCTCTATCTTGTGCTTAACGTATCTTGACTGGATCTGAGAGAGTGTGCTTGCTGTTGGAATACTAGGTGCttactgtgtgtatatacagaCTGATTTTTATACCATAGTGTATAATATATGCAGTAGTAGTAACAAACATttttcagcctttttaaaaaaaacttgtcacAGTAGCACAGAACCTGCTTTTTCTAGAGAGGTCCATACCAACTCGTCTGTCAATCCTATTATTTCTGCCTTAAAAGCAGTAGAAGGGGAATGTTTCAAAATTTATAACAGTGACCTCTTTCAACCTATTCGCCTGAAACTTTGCAGTGTAGACATCCTCAAAAGTGTCTACTAGCTCTGtcattttcattccattctgcCCCCTCCCAATGAAACAGCTATaggcattttgatgctttccCATTCAAGTCTAAAGCACAACTTCTTATCAATTCTTgatatgccttctctgcagtggcgcccaccctttggaacatcttgcccccggaattgagatgggtttcctcgttcccggccttccagaagaatctgaagacctggttctgccgccttgcttgggatgggaaaggtaacagctccacctggggatggttggcaccatagcaccccctactGATTAGGATTCCagctcctcttgggttttatatctatttattctgtttatattcttagattgtaattttaggtttatacatttttattatattttattgtaaacctatTATAAACCTAAacttattatataaattaaatacatataaataaataaattgatttgacTTGGATCTTGATCTCAGTATACAAATCAAGTCTTGCCCCCTTCAGATCTTAAATTTGGATTGGCTCTTGGTTAATTTGCACATTCCATTGAAATCCCATTCCTGGTATGCAGTTAATAATGAGATAGATGAACAATAGCTTGATTTAATATAAGAGAGCTTTCTAGGTTCTTGGAGTGGGCATGGGAAAATGAGAATCCCACTTGCCACCTCTGTTAGAAATAACACAACACATTTGATATTTACTGATGAAACTTTTTCAAGTATATTTACAATATCCCATATTCCCTTCCCTTTGATTCTATGGAACCCTCTCAGAATAATATACCTTACTTACCTTTAGATGGCACATCACAAATTCGTGAAGAAGATGGTTCCATTTTGGACTGCTGAAGACCGAAAGATGTCCCAAATCATGTTGCAGCCAACCTGCTTGAGACTAAAAAGAGAGGGTGATCCACAATAGAACGGCCACCTTTTGTGTCACTCCAGAGCTACTAGACTGGAGCTTCCCCAGCATATCCAGTGCTACTGTATTTGTAATAGCTATGCAAGAATTGCTaggatagataaaaataaaagtacattCACTCTAGGATTTTTTATTCTGTCAAGAGGCAGCCACCCAGAGAAACTTTCCAAAGAGGACTGTCATACGTTCTTCCTTACCAGGAACTGCACAAGAAAACAGTTCTACAACATAGCCATTGATACAACTATCTTCCACAAATTTATCTGATATTTTGTGATAGACGGTAGGAAGACATGGTTGCCTTTTAATGCTCTATTCCAGTTCCATTACTTACTGTCCTTCAGAATGGGAGTTTTGAGATCTAAGATGAACATGGCATCCAGTATCCTTCTTTTCTATGGAACCATTTGTTGGGCAAAGTAGAGGCGGCTTTTTCTCTAACTGAATTGTGTTTAGTTTTCCTCAACCCTTGTTCCTCCAAAAAATTCAGAGCAATCCTCTGAAGGTCCCATGACAGCTGAATATGTGTTATTTTTCTTAtagagaaattattttcttttaatttggtcGATAGGCTTTTTCCCATTGGATCCCTATCTAATGGGAAATGTAATTTTGCCTAAAAAGAAACTCAAGAAAATTACCTGAGCAAAGGTCAGCAACACTGTGGCAAGAAGAAAAGGCATTACAGATGTCCCAAAATACCACAAAACAAACCAGCCAGCAGCATCCAGCAGTAAAATATGCAGAAGGGTCAGGAAAAAGAAGACTTGGTCTGGCTTGAAGAGTCCCATCTTTTTAACAGTGGACAGCAACTCCCGAAAATCTTCTACTAACAATTTCTGTGGAAGAAACCAACTTTGCAGGAGTTTTGACTCTAAGGATACAACATAGCTAACCTGTGGCATCAACAGTTAACATCAAGAACACCTGGTGGAATTGCCCTCCAAACTACCTTTTTCCTCCCAACATTTTACAGGGGAAGGAAGCTGGAAACCATGTGACcccaaaatttgataaatactcTTAACAGTATTAAGCAtggaagaaagcaaatgaaaaattgtttgttgttgtttattcgtttagtcgcttccgactcttcgtgacttcatggaccagcccacgccagagcttcctgtcggtcgtcaacacccccagctcccccagggacgagtccgtcacctctagaatatcatccatccaccttgcccttggtcggcccctctcccttttgccctccactctccctagcatcagcatcttctccagggtgtcctgtcttctcattatgtggccagagtatttcagttttgcctttaatatcattccctcaagtgagcagtctggctttatttcctggaggatggactggtttgatcttcttgcagtccaaggcactctcagaactttcctccaacaccacagttccaaagcatcgatcttccttctctcagccttccttatggtccagctctcgcagccatatgttactacggggaacaccattgctttaactatgcagacctttgttgtcagtgtgatgtctctgctcttagaaAAATTGTTGCATacataaattataatatttttcttaGTGACTCCTAGACAGCTTACAACCCATGTTTGGGACACACGGAATCATCATTCAGTGTCTTTCTGGATTCAGTAATCTTGGCAAATAGCACTAATGGAGAAACtgaccaagagagagagagagagaaagagagaaaatagctGGTATAACTGAACATGATTTTCTGACAGTTTGGTATAGCTTTATTGAGTGTGCACAAGGTGGCACCAATTTATATACTCCTCCAATGCACATACTAATCTATGGTCAGATAGCTATTAGTTTAAACAGAACCACTGAGCGTTGTGTTATTCAGtactatttttattcatatatttaatgtatttaatgtatttgtaCATTAAATTCATTTATATAATGCATTTGTAATGTATTCCAAATGCATTGAGTAGTACGCACTTAAATgtagtattttattactgttatgaaatatttaataaatatttaataaatattaattatgaattggtgttaatattaaatgttatttaatattaaatattatttcttcttATTAAATGTTTATGGATCTATTATTGGTAGATAgtgccatctatctatctacccatcttattcatttaatttaatcaatttatatagcagtCCACTCAATGACTTACGTCATCGTACATCATTAAATACCCCTTGCCCAGAAGTCCCACcgcaggtcatccacaagcacgaTCAATGCCTTCTCAGTGCTGtccccaggcctgaaacctgactgaaaaggatccaggtaatccatttcctccagcgCCCTCTGAAGCTGCACCGCAACCACCTTCCTAACAACCTTGAGAAGACAGGCTGGGATGGATTAGGTGGAGGCTGAGGGGCAGCATGGAAGAACTGAAGAATGGGCTGGGATACATTTAGGGAGGATCAAGTGGGGCTTCATGGCAATCAGGTGAAGAGTGGATGGGAATGGAGTGGCAGATACCAAGATCACTTCATAATTAAAAGTCTGGTGAAAGAGATGGGCCTTTACTGTTTTTCTGAATGTTGAGagattggggggaagggggatgcAGAAAGAGTGAGGAGCACCTTCGCAAAAGCTTCTCTTGCTGACCTTACAGTGGATCAGTTTTAATGGCAAAGGCAATCACTGAGTCAAGCCCTATCATGTTTAAGGCTTTGAAGGTTAATACCATAAGCCACCACTGTATctcagtttgatttttatttggaGATTTGATAAGAAACTTACATTTTTGCTAGGTTCAAAGCTGGGCTGATCAGGTGCCAATTCCCCAATCAAAAGTGGTGCCATATGCTTCCTTACTAGAGTCTTGTCAACATGAAATGCTGTGAAAGGATCCTAAAGCCAAAAcataaagaaataagaaagaaaagataatgaaATATTATAATAGGGAATCACCTTAAAGGCaatctgaaagaaaaatgtttaagatGGTTAATTAATCTGATTCTTGCCTTTCTTCTGTCCAATTCAAGGCAGCACAGACATAATTCCTAGGAGGTATTTGACCCAGGGtgaaattattttccttcaaggaaACAATTAAAACTAAGGCCACTTGAATGCAGCTGCTTTGCCCTCCCATCCTGGATCTggctgtcatggttcctgttccaatgttcctggaaaacatcgtaacgggttcccatgccatggggctgacacgagttgctgtacaggagggggctgctcctgttccttgtaccaggctgcgatgcgaggagtgaagaatgaggaatgcatgtttgggttatctcgccttgtcaaggatgtttcccgcagaccggcaggaaccgttaggggcacctgcagggcatggaattgtgttgaCTTTGGGGAAAGGGACTGGGagccatttggggttttattgggagacatcccatgCTTTTACTATtatcagctttgcttgtgatcctgcatactattcattattaaatcagatatccatgaaagccttgtgtgagtctggtagagattttgaataggcaatcattacactggcaAGTAATCACACCATTtgtcagtcccactagatggatcagaccaagaaatcaactccacaggaaggctagaactactttgattgagattggctataataacagaatcttgcaatctgATTGTGCTATCCCTCCTTCCCCAccttatgctccagtgaattcgggaggtgtctgcc contains:
- the LOC134506703 gene encoding acyl-CoA (8-3)-desaturase-like; the encoded protein is MGSQQEGTGSGRRREAGPAAGLSCPPWRFTWEEIGLCTGQRDPPRERWLVIDRKVYDISQFYRRHPGGSRVICCYAGQDATDPFTAFHVDKTLVRKHMAPLLIGELAPDQPSFEPSKNKLLVEDFRELLSTVKKMGLFKPDQVFFFLTLLHILLLDAAGWFVLWYFGTSVMPFLLATVLLTFAQSQAGWLQHDLGHLSVFSSPKWNHLLHEFVMCHLKGLSANWWSLHHSQHHVKPNCFQKDPDISFHPTAFSLGEPLSLELGLQKKKYMPYNYQHKYFFFTLPLIVTLVFQAYSFYFILQRKLWRVSIQIIHTKY